The following are from one region of the Rissa tridactyla isolate bRisTri1 chromosome 10, bRisTri1.patW.cur.20221130, whole genome shotgun sequence genome:
- the EDEM1 gene encoding ER degradation-enhancing alpha-mannosidase-like protein 1 isoform X2, producing the protein MQWRSLVLGLLLLRLGLQALLALLPALAPGLCLRRRFPFPFPPPAALGPPAAPAGSSHWGSLLRRGGGDGGTTGGDEYERRYSGAFPPQLRARLRDAARGMFVFGYDSYMQHAFPQDELDPLHCRGRGPDHDPSNLNINDVLGNYSLTLIDALDTLAVMGNSSEFQKAVKLVIDTVSFDKDSTVQVFEATIRVLGSLLSAHIIITDTKQPFGDMTIKDYDNELLHMAHDLAVRLLPAFENTKTGIPYPRVNLKKGVPPDSNNETCTAGAGSLLVEFGILSRLLGDSTFEWVARRAVKALWNLRSNNTGLLGNVVNIQTGHWVGKQSGLGAGSDSFYEYLLKSYILFGEKEDLDMFNDAYRNIQNHLRRGREACNEGEGDPPLYVNVNMFTGQLMNTWIDSLQAFFPGLQVLIGDVEDAICLHAFYYAIWKRYGALPERYNWQLQAPDVPFYPLRPELVESTYLLYQATKNPFYLHVGMDILQSLEKYTKAKCGYATLHHVVEKTKEDRMESFFLSETFV; encoded by the exons ATGCAATGGCGGTcgctggtgctggggctgctgctgctgaggctggggctgcaggcgctgctggcgctgctgccCGCGCTGGCCCCCGGCCTCTGCCTGCGCCGccgcttccccttccccttcccgccgcccgccgccctcggcccgcccgccgcccccgccggctccTCGCACTGGGGCTCGTTgctgcggcggggcggcggcgacgGCGGGACGACGGGGGGGGACGAGTACGAGCGGCGGTACAGCGGCGCCTTCCCGCCGCAGCTGCGGGCCCGGCTGCGGGACGCCGCCCGCGGCATGTTCGTCTTCGGCTACGACAGCTACATGCAGCACGCCTTCCCGCAGGACGAGCTCGACCCCCTCCACTGTCGCGGCCGCGGCCCCGACCACGACCC CTCCAACCTCAACATCAACGACGTCCTGGGAAACTACTCGCTGACGCTGATCGATGCGCTGGACACCCTGGCG GTAATGGGAAACTCCTCAGAATTCCAGAAAGCAGTGAAGTTGGTGATTGACACGGTTTCATTTGATAAAGACTCAACGGTCCAAGTTTTTGAGGCAACAATCAG GGTTTTGGGAAGCCTGCTTTCTGCCCACATAATAATTACAGATACCAAACAGCCTTTTGGTGATATGACCATTAAGGATTATGACAATGAGCTGTTGCATATGGCTCATGACCTAGCAGTGAGACTACTTCCAGCCTTTGAGAACACCAAAACCGGAATTCCATATCCTAGG GTCAATCTGAAGAAGGGGGTACCTCCAGACAGCAATAATGAAACTTGTACTGCAGGAGCTGGTTCCTTGCTGGTGGAGTTTGGTATCCTTAGCAGGCTGCTTGGTGATTCCACATTTGAGTGGGTGGCCAGGAGAGCTGTCAAAGCGCTCTGGAATCTCAGGAGCAATAACACTGGACTGCTAG GAAATGTTGTGAATATTCAAACTGGCCATTGGGTTGGAAAGCAAAGTGGCTTGGGAGCAGGGTCGGATTCGTTCTATGAATACCTTCTGAAGTCTTACATCCTCtttggagaaaaggaagactTGGACATGTTCAATGATGCTTATCGGAACATTCAGAACCACTTAAGAAGAGG TCGAGAAGCTTGCAATGAAGGTGAAGGTGACCCTCCTTTGTACGTTAATGTGAACATGTTCACAGGACAGCTGATGAACACATGGATTGACTCTTTGCAAGCTTTTTTTCCTGGACTACAG GTATTGATAGGAGATGTGGAAGATGCTATTTGTCTCCATGCTTTTTATTATGCCATATGGAAGCGATACGGAGCTCTCCCAGAAAGATACAACTGGCAATTGCAAGCACCGGATGTTCCCTTTTATCCATTGAGGCCAGAGTTAGTGGAATCCACATATCTCCTTTATCAG GCCACAAAGAACCCATTTTACCTTCATGTGGGAATGGATATTCTGCAGAGTTTGGAAAAATATACAAAAGCAAA GTGTGGCTATGCCACTTTACACCACGTTGTAGAGAAGACAAAGGAAGATCGAATGGAGAGCTTTTTTCTCAGTGAAACAT TTGTTTGA
- the EDEM1 gene encoding ER degradation-enhancing alpha-mannosidase-like protein 1 isoform X1: MQWRSLVLGLLLLRLGLQALLALLPALAPGLCLRRRFPFPFPPPAALGPPAAPAGSSHWGSLLRRGGGDGGTTGGDEYERRYSGAFPPQLRARLRDAARGMFVFGYDSYMQHAFPQDELDPLHCRGRGPDHDPSNLNINDVLGNYSLTLIDALDTLAVMGNSSEFQKAVKLVIDTVSFDKDSTVQVFEATIRVLGSLLSAHIIITDTKQPFGDMTIKDYDNELLHMAHDLAVRLLPAFENTKTGIPYPRVNLKKGVPPDSNNETCTAGAGSLLVEFGILSRLLGDSTFEWVARRAVKALWNLRSNNTGLLGNVVNIQTGHWVGKQSGLGAGSDSFYEYLLKSYILFGEKEDLDMFNDAYRNIQNHLRRGREACNEGEGDPPLYVNVNMFTGQLMNTWIDSLQAFFPGLQVLIGDVEDAICLHAFYYAIWKRYGALPERYNWQLQAPDVPFYPLRPELVESTYLLYQATKNPFYLHVGMDILQSLEKYTKAKCGYATLHHVVEKTKEDRMESFFLSETCKYLYLLFDEENPLHKSGNKYMFTTEGHIVSVDERFRNSLWKDILPGEEDSAEKIKPNELKAVNFSSNCNRVPDERRYLLPLKSNYMRQIDRMVGLI; this comes from the exons ATGCAATGGCGGTcgctggtgctggggctgctgctgctgaggctggggctgcaggcgctgctggcgctgctgccCGCGCTGGCCCCCGGCCTCTGCCTGCGCCGccgcttccccttccccttcccgccgcccgccgccctcggcccgcccgccgcccccgccggctccTCGCACTGGGGCTCGTTgctgcggcggggcggcggcgacgGCGGGACGACGGGGGGGGACGAGTACGAGCGGCGGTACAGCGGCGCCTTCCCGCCGCAGCTGCGGGCCCGGCTGCGGGACGCCGCCCGCGGCATGTTCGTCTTCGGCTACGACAGCTACATGCAGCACGCCTTCCCGCAGGACGAGCTCGACCCCCTCCACTGTCGCGGCCGCGGCCCCGACCACGACCC CTCCAACCTCAACATCAACGACGTCCTGGGAAACTACTCGCTGACGCTGATCGATGCGCTGGACACCCTGGCG GTAATGGGAAACTCCTCAGAATTCCAGAAAGCAGTGAAGTTGGTGATTGACACGGTTTCATTTGATAAAGACTCAACGGTCCAAGTTTTTGAGGCAACAATCAG GGTTTTGGGAAGCCTGCTTTCTGCCCACATAATAATTACAGATACCAAACAGCCTTTTGGTGATATGACCATTAAGGATTATGACAATGAGCTGTTGCATATGGCTCATGACCTAGCAGTGAGACTACTTCCAGCCTTTGAGAACACCAAAACCGGAATTCCATATCCTAGG GTCAATCTGAAGAAGGGGGTACCTCCAGACAGCAATAATGAAACTTGTACTGCAGGAGCTGGTTCCTTGCTGGTGGAGTTTGGTATCCTTAGCAGGCTGCTTGGTGATTCCACATTTGAGTGGGTGGCCAGGAGAGCTGTCAAAGCGCTCTGGAATCTCAGGAGCAATAACACTGGACTGCTAG GAAATGTTGTGAATATTCAAACTGGCCATTGGGTTGGAAAGCAAAGTGGCTTGGGAGCAGGGTCGGATTCGTTCTATGAATACCTTCTGAAGTCTTACATCCTCtttggagaaaaggaagactTGGACATGTTCAATGATGCTTATCGGAACATTCAGAACCACTTAAGAAGAGG TCGAGAAGCTTGCAATGAAGGTGAAGGTGACCCTCCTTTGTACGTTAATGTGAACATGTTCACAGGACAGCTGATGAACACATGGATTGACTCTTTGCAAGCTTTTTTTCCTGGACTACAG GTATTGATAGGAGATGTGGAAGATGCTATTTGTCTCCATGCTTTTTATTATGCCATATGGAAGCGATACGGAGCTCTCCCAGAAAGATACAACTGGCAATTGCAAGCACCGGATGTTCCCTTTTATCCATTGAGGCCAGAGTTAGTGGAATCCACATATCTCCTTTATCAG GCCACAAAGAACCCATTTTACCTTCATGTGGGAATGGATATTCTGCAGAGTTTGGAAAAATATACAAAAGCAAA GTGTGGCTATGCCACTTTACACCACGTTGTAGAGAAGACAAAGGAAGATCGAATGGAGAGCTTTTTTCTCAGTGAAACATGTAAATATTTGTACCTG TTGTTTGATGAAGAGAATCCACTGCATAAATCTGGAAATAAGTATATGTTTACAACTGAGGGACATATTGTGTCTGTTGATGAACGTTTTCGTAACTCGCTGTGGAAAGACATCCTCCCTGGAGAAGAGGACAGCGCAGAAAAAATTAAACCTAATGAATTAAAGGCAGTCAACTTCAGTTCTAAT TGTAACAGGGTTCCTGATGAGAGGAGATACTTACTGCCATTGAAGAGTAACTACATGAGACAGATTGATCGGATGGTGGGTTTGATCTGA